The Candidatus Hydrogenedentota bacterium genome segment CGGCCGATCATCACCGAGGAATCGCAGATTCAGACGGTGAAGGGCGCGCAGTACACGTTTGCGGTGGCCCCCGCGGCCAACAAGAACCAGATTCGCGAGGCGATCGAGGCGATCTTTCCGGAAGTCAAGGTGGTGCGCGTCAACACCATGAACTACGACGGCAAAGTGAAGCGCCAGTTGGGCTCCCGGAAGGTCGGGCGCCGCGCCAAGTGGAAAAAAGCCATCGTCACCCTTCGGGATGGCGACAAAATCGAACTGATCTGACGGAGTATCCGGTATGCCTCTGAAGCGATTTAAGCCCTATACCCCCTCGCGGCGGGAGATGACCGTCGCGGATTACTCCGTGTTGACCGTGTCGAAGCCGGAGAAGAAGCTCACCGAGCCGAATCCGCGCAGCGGCGGCCGCAACAACAACGGCCGCATCACGATGCGCCGGCGCGGCGGCGGGCACAAGCGCCTGTACCGCGTAATCGACTACCGCCGCGACAAGGACGGCATCCCGGCGCGCGTCGCGACGATCGAATACGATCCGAACCGGAGCGCGCATATCGCGCTGCTGGTGTACGCGGACGGCGAGAAGCGCTACATGGTCGCCCCGAAGGGCCTCCAGGTGGGCGCGCAGGTGATGAGCGGCGAGAAGGTGGAGTTTGAGCTGGGCAACTGCATGACGCTCAGCAACATGCCGCTGGGCACGAACGTGCACAATGTTGAATTGGTCCCGGGCCGGGGCGGGCAGATCGCGCGATCGGCGGGCAACGGCTGCCAGCTGCTGGCGAAGGAAGGCAAGCACGTGGTGCTGCGGCTTCCCTCGGGCGAGATGCGGCGCGTGCAGAGCAACTGCCGGGCGACGATCGGCGAGGTCGGCAACGAAGAGCATTCGAATATCAACCTGGGCAAGGCCGGTCGCAAGCGCTGGCTTGGCCGGCGCCCGAAGGTTCGCGGCGTGGCGATGAACCCGGTGGATCACCCGCACGGCGGCGGCGAGGGCCGCACGTCCGGCGGCCGGCACCCGGTGAGCCCGTGGGGCATGCCGACGAAGGGCTTCAAGACCCGCAAGAAGAAGAACCGCTCGAACAAGTTTATCATCAGGCGCCGCAACGCCTGATACAGGCTGGTCTAAAGGAGAATTATTGTGTCGCGTTCAGTCAAGAAAGGCTTCTTCGCCGACGAGCACCTGCTCAATAAAGTTGACGCACAGCAGCGCACGGGCGACCGGAAGGTCATCAAGACCTGGTCGCGCCGCTCCACGGTCATTCCCGACATGGTCGGCCTCACGATAGCGGTGCACAACGGCAAGACCCACCTGCCGGTGTTTATAACGGAGAATATGGTGGGTCACAAGCTGGGCGAGTTTGCCCCGACCCGGACGTTCCGCGGACACAAGAAATAACGGATCGAAAGTGATTAGGCGCGGTTCCCCGCAGGCGGGGAACGCGGGAGATAAACGATGGCAGTAGCGACAGCCAAGGTCATGAACTTACAGATTTCCGCGCGTAAGGTGCGCCTGGTGGCGGACCTGGTCCGCGGCCAGAAGGTGTCCGACGCGCGCGATATCCTTCGCTTCACGGTGAAGGGCGCGGCGAAACCGCTGTTGAAACTGCTCGATTCGGCGGTGGCCAACGCGGACTACGCGGCGCGCGAGACGCACGACGACGTGGACACGGACGAGATGGTTGTTGAACATATTGTGGTAAACGAAGGCCGCACGCTGCAACGGTACCAGCCCGCGCCCCGCGGACGCGCCGCCCGGATTCGGAAGCGCAGCAGCCACGTGGAAATCCGGATAGCGAACGAGTAGAGGAGCATATTGTGGGTCAGAAGGTACATCCAAACGGATTTCGCCTGGGCGTCATCCAGAACTGGTCTTCGCTGTGGTTCGCGACGAACAAGAACTACGCCGACCTGCTTCACGAAGATCTGAAGCTGCGCGCCTACGTCAAGAAGCGCCTCTACCACACGGGCGTGGCCAAGATCGATCTTGAGCGCGCGGGCCGTAAGACGAAGATACACATCTACACGGCGCGCCCGGGCCTGGTGATCGGGCAGCGCGGCGCGGAAGTGGATAAGCTCCGGTACGAGCTGGAGCAGCTGACGGGCCACGAGATGATGATCAACATCCACGAGGTTCTCAGCCCCGAACTTTGCGCTACGCTGGTTGCGGAGAGCATCGCGCAGCAGCTCGAGCGGCGCATGTCGTTCCGGCGGGTGATGAAGAAGGCGGTGCAGAACACGATGCGCCTGGGCGCGAAGGGCATCCGCCTTCGGGTGGCCGGCCGCCTGAACGGCGCGGAAATTGCGCGCTCGGAGAACACGGCGGAAGGCAGCGTGCCGCTGCACACGCTGCGGGCGAACATCGACTACGGCGTGGCGACGGCGCACACGACCTACGGATGCATCGGCGTGAAGGCGTGGATCTACCATGGCGACATGCTTCCCGGCGAGCGGGTGACGACGATCGGCGGCGAGCGCTCGGGCGCGCAGCCGGCGGGCCAGCCCCAGGGCGGGCGGCGCGGCGGCGGCGATCGGGGCGGCCGCTCCGGCGGCGGTTCGCGCGGCCGCGACAACGACTAGGAGTGCATGAATCATGTTGATGCCAAAGCGAGTAAAGCACCGCAAACAGCAGCGCGGCCGGCGTACGGGCGCGGCGAAGGGCGGTTCGAATATAGATTTCGGCGAATTCGGGCTGAAGGCGTTGCAGGACGGCTGGATTACCGCCCGGCAGATCGAGGCGGCCCGTATCGCGATCACGCGCCACATCAAGCGCGGCGGCAAGGTGTTCATCCGGGTGTTC includes the following:
- the rplW gene encoding 50S ribosomal protein L23 — encoded protein: MSQLSPYQIVKRPIITEESQIQTVKGAQYTFAVAPAANKNQIREAIEAIFPEVKVVRVNTMNYDGKVKRQLGSRKVGRRAKWKKAIVTLRDGDKIELI
- the rplB gene encoding 50S ribosomal protein L2, with translation MPLKRFKPYTPSRREMTVADYSVLTVSKPEKKLTEPNPRSGGRNNNGRITMRRRGGGHKRLYRVIDYRRDKDGIPARVATIEYDPNRSAHIALLVYADGEKRYMVAPKGLQVGAQVMSGEKVEFELGNCMTLSNMPLGTNVHNVELVPGRGGQIARSAGNGCQLLAKEGKHVVLRLPSGEMRRVQSNCRATIGEVGNEEHSNINLGKAGRKRWLGRRPKVRGVAMNPVDHPHGGGEGRTSGGRHPVSPWGMPTKGFKTRKKKNRSNKFIIRRRNA
- the rpsS gene encoding 30S ribosomal protein S19 is translated as MSRSVKKGFFADEHLLNKVDAQQRTGDRKVIKTWSRRSTVIPDMVGLTIAVHNGKTHLPVFITENMVGHKLGEFAPTRTFRGHKK
- the rplV gene encoding 50S ribosomal protein L22, yielding MAVATAKVMNLQISARKVRLVADLVRGQKVSDARDILRFTVKGAAKPLLKLLDSAVANADYAARETHDDVDTDEMVVEHIVVNEGRTLQRYQPAPRGRAARIRKRSSHVEIRIANE
- the rpsC gene encoding 30S ribosomal protein S3; its protein translation is MGQKVHPNGFRLGVIQNWSSLWFATNKNYADLLHEDLKLRAYVKKRLYHTGVAKIDLERAGRKTKIHIYTARPGLVIGQRGAEVDKLRYELEQLTGHEMMINIHEVLSPELCATLVAESIAQQLERRMSFRRVMKKAVQNTMRLGAKGIRLRVAGRLNGAEIARSENTAEGSVPLHTLRANIDYGVATAHTTYGCIGVKAWIYHGDMLPGERVTTIGGERSGAQPAGQPQGGRRGGGDRGGRSGGGSRGRDND
- the rplP gene encoding 50S ribosomal protein L16, which gives rise to MLMPKRVKHRKQQRGRRTGAAKGGSNIDFGEFGLKALQDGWITARQIEAARIAITRHIKRGGKVFIRVFPDKPITKKPAEVRMGKGKGAPEAWVAVVKPGRIMFEIEGVSEELAREAISRAGYKLPIKTKFVARG